In the Kribbella sp. NBC_00482 genome, one interval contains:
- a CDS encoding DUF2397 domain-containing protein: MADGGDEFGPLDEATDTWALAGLPGRATVPAYLVSRYAAQYRVIVDILLAEQDNSLTGLSYDEVAAAASAHLARALTPEVADELIADWNLEQRLEQLEDWKVVTSWQEAARSGEDFLRRRDRYQLTPAGARLHSFWTDPQLLDDASDGDLTLAPRAIHDRLAAFADAVRDQRFVDAAGEYQQVTALHHAMANAARRWQRGLAHALSGGPDEAKQDLLWRTLQAYVAMWGEQVDVNSPRIAELIEDLDPELDVPVWRACVRASLADDAPDDLVVEHCERWARTWGALGSWFVGPSAQARRLRRQLRDLVAPWARNMYILMDSAGVITRRPELLRLAAAIEQAESDDDAWRIWDTAAGMFSARHLLLPAEQADDSALSWSEAPPAPVTARFRQQGPRAAVGRRAKTPDYSLGKTAARRGRLAALAARREAEAALRRRSGTALATWESLNRAELDLLLEFLGAVRRAGTGQDGVRAAVTADGRWKVQLRPTRSDDAAVLETPDGTLVLSNWIFEVAPA, encoded by the coding sequence ATGGCCGATGGCGGCGACGAGTTCGGACCCCTTGACGAGGCGACGGACACTTGGGCGCTCGCCGGTTTGCCCGGACGGGCGACGGTGCCGGCGTATCTGGTTTCGCGGTATGCCGCGCAGTACCGCGTGATCGTCGACATCCTGCTGGCCGAGCAGGACAACAGTCTGACCGGGCTGTCGTACGACGAGGTTGCGGCGGCTGCCTCGGCCCACCTTGCCCGCGCGCTCACGCCGGAGGTCGCCGACGAGCTGATCGCGGACTGGAATCTCGAGCAGCGGCTGGAGCAACTCGAGGACTGGAAGGTCGTCACTAGTTGGCAGGAGGCGGCGAGATCGGGCGAGGACTTTCTCCGCCGCCGGGATCGCTATCAGCTGACGCCGGCCGGAGCCCGGCTGCACAGCTTCTGGACCGATCCCCAACTCCTGGATGACGCGAGTGACGGCGATCTGACGCTGGCGCCTCGAGCGATCCACGATCGGTTGGCGGCGTTCGCCGACGCTGTCCGCGATCAACGGTTCGTCGACGCGGCCGGGGAGTATCAACAGGTGACGGCGCTGCACCACGCGATGGCGAACGCGGCGCGCCGCTGGCAGCGCGGCCTGGCGCACGCGCTGTCGGGCGGACCCGACGAGGCCAAGCAGGATCTGCTGTGGCGAACTCTGCAGGCGTACGTTGCCATGTGGGGTGAACAGGTCGACGTCAACAGCCCGCGGATCGCCGAGCTGATCGAGGACCTCGACCCCGAGCTCGACGTACCGGTTTGGCGGGCTTGTGTCCGGGCGTCGCTCGCCGATGACGCTCCGGACGATCTGGTCGTGGAGCATTGTGAGCGGTGGGCACGGACCTGGGGTGCGCTGGGCTCGTGGTTCGTCGGGCCGTCGGCGCAGGCGAGGCGGCTGCGGCGGCAGTTGCGGGATCTGGTGGCGCCCTGGGCACGGAATATGTACATCTTGATGGACAGCGCCGGCGTCATCACCCGGCGTCCGGAACTCCTTCGCCTCGCCGCCGCGATCGAGCAGGCCGAGTCGGACGACGACGCCTGGCGGATCTGGGACACCGCCGCAGGGATGTTCTCGGCCCGGCATCTCCTCTTGCCGGCCGAGCAGGCCGACGACTCGGCGCTGAGCTGGTCGGAGGCGCCGCCCGCGCCGGTGACCGCACGCTTTCGGCAGCAGGGGCCGCGGGCCGCGGTCGGTCGTCGCGCGAAGACGCCTGACTACTCCCTCGGCAAGACGGCTGCGCGCCGTGGACGGCTGGCCGCGCTGGCGGCTCGCCGCGAGGCGGAGGCCGCGTTGCGACGGCGTTCGGGTACGGCGCTGGCGACCTGGGAGTCGCTGAACCGCGCGGAACTGGACCTCCTGCTGGAGTTTCTCGGTGCGGTGCGCCGAGCGGGCACAGGGCAGGACGGTGTGCGCGCCGCGGTCACGGCTGACGGCCGCTGGAAAGTCCAGCTGAGGCCCACTCGAAGCGACGATGCAGCGGTCCTGGAGACACCGGACGGGACCCTCGTGCTGTCGAACTGGATCTTCGAGGTGGCGCCGGCATGA
- a CDS encoding PucR family transcriptional regulator, with translation MSESGGTRWPGSAANSADEAWLTAIAEAAAGDSQAPLELLVEYLTLLADAAISGRRPREHELAIVRELGRRAAEQGIPAGRVVDLYLSAAWRMWRDLPDVVPYRDRDTVRASAQAVLRAVGEAIAVLVDSYQVATQQLVRQEESLRRELVDDLLRGDPDVSGIVERAEPFGLDLGRPHQVVLARPADGLPEGDTSVNMIELLILDRFGDREVLVATKEGLLVVLIPATTPSTAPRTITQDVGTLIHDALLRHRPGREWRVSTGRPYPGAYGIARSYEEAREALTLADRLRLEGAVVDARDMLVYRVLVRDQAAIADLIQAVLTPLTGARGGAEPLLLTLEAYFATGEVATDAARRLNISVRTVTYRLTKVKELTGHDPGDPGQRFALHIAVLGARLLDWPTRDLHAGA, from the coding sequence ATGAGCGAGTCCGGGGGGACGCGGTGGCCAGGTTCCGCCGCGAACAGCGCGGATGAAGCGTGGCTGACCGCGATCGCGGAAGCGGCCGCAGGCGACTCCCAAGCTCCGCTGGAGCTTCTGGTCGAGTACCTGACCCTTCTCGCGGACGCTGCCATTTCGGGGAGACGGCCCCGTGAACACGAACTGGCGATCGTGCGTGAACTCGGGCGTCGCGCCGCCGAACAGGGGATCCCCGCCGGCCGTGTCGTCGACCTCTACCTGTCCGCGGCCTGGCGGATGTGGCGGGATCTGCCCGACGTCGTGCCGTACCGCGACCGCGACACCGTCCGCGCCTCAGCACAGGCTGTACTACGCGCTGTCGGTGAAGCAATCGCGGTCCTCGTCGACAGTTATCAGGTAGCCACACAGCAACTGGTCAGGCAGGAGGAGTCCCTGCGCCGCGAGCTGGTCGACGACCTGCTCCGCGGCGACCCCGACGTCTCAGGGATCGTCGAGCGCGCCGAACCGTTCGGCCTCGACCTCGGCCGGCCGCACCAGGTGGTCCTGGCCCGCCCCGCCGACGGGCTCCCCGAGGGCGACACCAGCGTGAACATGATCGAGCTCCTCATTCTCGACCGATTCGGGGATCGCGAAGTACTCGTCGCCACCAAAGAGGGACTGCTCGTGGTGCTCATCCCGGCGACAACCCCCAGCACGGCACCCCGCACCATCACCCAGGACGTGGGAACCCTGATCCATGACGCGCTGCTCCGACACAGGCCGGGCCGCGAATGGCGAGTCTCGACGGGCCGTCCCTATCCCGGCGCGTACGGCATCGCCCGCTCCTACGAGGAGGCACGAGAAGCGCTGACGCTGGCCGACCGATTGCGCCTCGAGGGCGCGGTCGTCGATGCACGCGACATGCTCGTGTACCGGGTCCTGGTCCGCGACCAGGCCGCCATCGCCGATCTCATCCAAGCCGTACTGACCCCGTTGACCGGCGCCCGTGGTGGCGCTGAGCCGTTGCTGCTAACCCTCGAGGCGTACTTCGCGACCGGCGAGGTCGCTACCGACGCGGCGCGGCGCCTGAACATCTCGGTCCGCACAGTCACCTACCGATTGACCAAGGTGAAGGAGTTGACGGGCCACGACCCGGGCGATCCGGGACAGCGGTTCGCTCTCCACATCGCGGTGCTCGGCGCACGACTTCTCGACTGGCCGACGCGCGACCTTCACGCCGGCGCCTAG
- a CDS encoding NAD-dependent epimerase/dehydratase family protein, which yields MRVFVAGATGVIGSRLVPLLLSTGHDVIGLARSSSAGVALEKLGVHVVHADALDHAAMRRAVRVAAPDAVVHLLTSIPARIDPKQMSRDFAQTNRLRAQGTLNLVDAAREAGARRVITQGLAYVYEPNSTGLATEDAPFWHHPPKQFGPVLAALRELEQLTEEAGGLTLRLGHLYGPGTMYAPDGAFARQVQARKVPIIGRGTATFSFTHVDDAAYAIAAALDSKARGALNVVDDEPAKVCEWLPVLARLLNAPQPFHVPEALARLVIGSWGVAYMTRLRGADNANARHALDWHPKYPSWRQGFEAELALGGSAS from the coding sequence ATGCGTGTCTTCGTCGCCGGTGCCACCGGCGTGATCGGTAGTCGCTTGGTGCCATTGCTCCTCTCAACAGGGCACGACGTGATCGGTCTCGCACGATCGTCCAGCGCCGGCGTCGCCCTGGAGAAGCTGGGTGTTCACGTCGTACACGCCGACGCCCTGGATCACGCCGCGATGCGCCGCGCCGTACGGGTCGCCGCGCCCGATGCCGTCGTCCATCTGCTCACCAGCATCCCGGCCAGAATCGATCCGAAGCAGATGTCGCGGGACTTCGCCCAGACCAACCGGTTGCGGGCCCAAGGCACCCTCAATCTCGTGGACGCAGCCCGAGAAGCCGGGGCCAGGCGTGTGATCACCCAAGGCCTGGCCTACGTCTACGAGCCGAACAGCACCGGTTTGGCTACAGAGGACGCACCGTTCTGGCACCACCCGCCGAAGCAGTTCGGTCCCGTGCTCGCTGCCCTCCGGGAGCTGGAACAGCTCACCGAGGAAGCCGGCGGACTGACTCTGCGTCTCGGTCATCTGTACGGTCCCGGCACGATGTATGCGCCCGATGGAGCATTCGCTCGTCAAGTGCAGGCCCGCAAGGTGCCGATCATCGGGCGCGGCACCGCGACCTTCTCGTTCACACACGTGGACGACGCCGCCTACGCCATCGCGGCCGCACTGGACAGTAAGGCCCGCGGCGCGCTCAACGTGGTCGACGACGAGCCAGCGAAGGTCTGCGAGTGGCTGCCCGTCCTCGCCCGACTTCTGAACGCACCGCAGCCGTTCCATGTGCCAGAGGCACTCGCCAGATTGGTGATCGGCAGTTGGGGTGTCGCGTACATGACCAGGCTCCGCGGCGCTGACAACGCCAACGCCAGACACGCTCTCGATTGGCACCCGAAGTACCCGTCGTGGCGCCAGGGGTTCGAGGCGGAGCTGGCTCTTGGCGGGTCAGCCTCGTAG
- a CDS encoding restriction endonuclease has translation MARGQGSRDEWRRQAAAAARAQERDQRARERAVREAEKERKQLHQLRMTEQVDADNEQVEAGVQQLRSILESGLSRPARIDLRALRRTFKAPVFELGDLAQGSPQPIWDQFAPRSPGAISRLFGGEARYEDRRRWAEDAFQKALGEHAEQEGQRQRKISQLQRDHAARVDAEAKEVARHNRSVEALAGQLDERQKDAVEKYLRLVVKATPIPASFPRRLALTFNPRAEQVVLQVELPPKSVVPTVASYRYLPTKDEVRPTARSAKDAGSLYRQIISQVALLYIRDLFAGDPKLRTVAFNGHIQALNPGTGEKEFPCIISLNVEREDFPRDANLRKVEPAACVRHLNAIVSAHPYELEPIEPILDFDLSKFSFVEGLDAVSTLDARPDLMEMSPTNFEHLVREIFVAQGAEGWTTEQSNDDGVDAVIAKRTPLMGGLSIVQAKRWSKVVGISHVRELAGAMEEKRAGWGILVTTSWFTSKCWDKAREHGRMELIDGDRLVYLIKEHLGKDVLIGIKDRPAPRQKPPTAR, from the coding sequence ATGGCGCGTGGGCAGGGTTCCCGAGACGAGTGGCGGCGACAAGCTGCCGCCGCAGCGCGGGCGCAGGAGCGGGACCAGCGTGCGCGGGAGCGCGCGGTGCGAGAAGCGGAGAAGGAGCGCAAGCAGCTGCACCAGCTTCGGATGACGGAGCAGGTCGACGCGGACAACGAGCAGGTGGAGGCCGGCGTTCAGCAGCTCCGCTCGATCCTCGAATCAGGTCTCTCGCGTCCTGCGAGGATCGATCTTCGCGCGCTACGGCGGACCTTCAAGGCACCAGTGTTCGAGCTAGGAGATCTGGCGCAGGGGAGTCCCCAGCCGATCTGGGATCAGTTCGCTCCCCGTTCACCTGGTGCAATCTCGAGGTTGTTCGGCGGTGAGGCGAGGTACGAAGACAGGCGCCGGTGGGCAGAGGACGCGTTCCAGAAGGCACTCGGGGAGCATGCGGAGCAGGAGGGACAGCGGCAGCGGAAGATCTCGCAGCTTCAGCGGGATCATGCCGCGCGGGTCGACGCCGAGGCGAAGGAAGTTGCCCGGCACAACCGCTCGGTCGAGGCTCTTGCAGGGCAGCTCGACGAGCGACAGAAGGACGCCGTCGAGAAGTACCTGCGACTGGTGGTCAAGGCGACCCCGATACCCGCATCATTTCCTCGGCGTCTGGCGCTGACGTTCAATCCTCGTGCGGAACAGGTTGTGCTCCAGGTCGAGCTACCGCCGAAGAGCGTCGTACCGACAGTTGCGTCGTACCGCTACTTGCCGACCAAGGATGAGGTGCGTCCGACCGCAAGGTCGGCGAAGGACGCCGGGAGTCTCTACCGGCAGATCATCAGCCAGGTGGCGCTGCTGTACATCCGCGACCTCTTCGCCGGAGATCCGAAACTGCGGACGGTAGCGTTCAACGGTCATATCCAAGCTCTCAATCCTGGCACCGGCGAGAAGGAGTTTCCGTGCATCATCAGCCTCAACGTCGAGCGTGAGGACTTCCCGCGGGATGCGAACCTGCGGAAGGTCGAGCCGGCGGCCTGCGTACGGCACCTCAATGCGATCGTGTCGGCCCATCCGTACGAGCTCGAGCCGATCGAACCGATCCTCGACTTCGACCTGAGCAAGTTCTCGTTCGTGGAGGGACTTGACGCGGTGTCGACACTCGACGCGCGACCGGACCTGATGGAGATGTCGCCGACCAACTTCGAACATCTGGTCCGGGAGATCTTCGTGGCCCAGGGGGCCGAGGGCTGGACTACGGAGCAGAGCAACGATGACGGGGTCGATGCGGTCATCGCGAAGCGTACGCCGCTGATGGGCGGCCTGAGCATCGTGCAGGCCAAGCGCTGGAGCAAGGTGGTCGGCATCAGTCACGTGCGCGAGCTGGCCGGTGCGATGGAAGAGAAGCGGGCTGGTTGGGGGATTCTCGTGACGACGTCCTGGTTCACCTCCAAGTGCTGGGACAAGGCCCGCGAGCACGGACGGATGGAACTCATCGACGGTGACCGCTTGGTCTATCTGATCAAGGAACACCTCGGCAAGGACGTCCTAATCGGAATCAAGGACCGCCCGGCCCCGCGCCAGAAGCCGCCGACCGCTCGGTAG
- a CDS encoding universal stress protein yields MAKTLTIRSRGLRPVLVGVDGSVCAQGALSWAAAEASYRHCPLHIVHAINWQTAGNPLDSIAIGSMSGDLHAPAEWILRDAENHARRAAPGIGVTAELFAAVTASTLLSQAQDAGLVVVGSRGVGGFRGLLVGSVSATLAAHAPCPVIVVRPHRQGTAFPASPRGQIVVGVDGSEISTAAVRFALQEAARRHVGVVAVHTTMARRPSYGTPPAIADPVEQQLFDESLDHLRVRGIPLQTKLMHSHPAQALIDESADADLVVVGSHGRGGVADELLGSVSHAVLHHAACPVAVVHPKRARRTEAPPAHRNIRLAAVRGRYLKELQEESCVSSSPVPPA; encoded by the coding sequence ATGGCGAAGACACTCACCATCAGAAGTCGCGGTCTCCGGCCGGTTCTGGTCGGGGTCGACGGTTCTGTCTGTGCTCAAGGAGCACTCTCCTGGGCTGCCGCAGAGGCGTCGTACAGGCACTGCCCACTGCACATTGTTCACGCCATCAACTGGCAGACCGCCGGCAATCCACTCGATTCGATAGCGATCGGATCCATGAGCGGCGACCTGCACGCACCGGCCGAGTGGATCCTCCGCGATGCCGAAAACCACGCGCGGCGCGCGGCTCCCGGCATCGGAGTCACCGCTGAACTGTTCGCCGCCGTCACCGCGTCAACGTTGCTGAGTCAAGCACAAGACGCCGGACTGGTCGTCGTGGGCAGTCGGGGCGTCGGCGGCTTCCGCGGGCTGCTCGTCGGGTCGGTGAGCGCCACCTTGGCCGCGCACGCCCCATGCCCGGTGATTGTCGTCCGCCCGCACCGACAGGGCACGGCTTTCCCTGCATCGCCCAGGGGCCAGATCGTGGTGGGCGTTGACGGGTCGGAGATCTCGACCGCAGCTGTCCGATTCGCGCTTCAGGAAGCTGCACGCCGCCATGTCGGCGTTGTCGCCGTACACACCACGATGGCGCGGCGACCCTCCTACGGCACGCCCCCAGCCATCGCCGATCCGGTCGAACAGCAGCTATTCGACGAATCGCTGGACCACTTGCGTGTACGCGGAATCCCTCTTCAGACCAAGCTCATGCACAGCCACCCAGCACAGGCACTGATCGATGAATCGGCCGACGCGGACCTGGTCGTGGTCGGCTCACACGGCCGCGGCGGTGTCGCCGACGAACTGCTCGGCTCGGTGAGCCATGCAGTGCTGCACCACGCCGCCTGCCCGGTCGCAGTCGTTCACCCCAAGCGGGCGAGGCGAACTGAGGCGCCGCCCGCACACCGAAACATTCGGCTCGCGGCTGTGCGAGGACGGTATTTGAAAGAGCTCCAGGAGGAATCATGCGTGTCTTCGTCGCCGGTGCCACCGGCGTGA
- a CDS encoding GerMN domain-containing protein codes for MPSRMQHVSEPTAVRLTATPGRAIVRVGFVRDGRLVTLVRDASSGPRLRTLIRELLAGPIAVEQANRITSALPQGLILTVADVRGSRVVLELSGETDGRSATENVLAVAQIVLSVTAVPTVHEVTFSRGGRPAEALLPDGTLTIQPLTEADYAPLRAR; via the coding sequence ATGCCGTCCCGGATGCAGCACGTCAGTGAGCCGACAGCGGTACGGCTGACCGCGACGCCCGGTAGAGCGATCGTTCGGGTGGGCTTCGTCCGCGATGGCCGGTTGGTGACGCTGGTCCGTGATGCGTCTTCCGGTCCCCGTCTGCGCACGCTCATTCGAGAACTGCTTGCCGGGCCAATTGCAGTAGAGCAAGCGAACAGGATCACGTCCGCCCTGCCACAGGGCCTCATCCTGACTGTTGCCGACGTACGAGGAAGCCGGGTCGTACTCGAGCTCTCAGGCGAGACCGACGGCAGGTCAGCCACCGAGAACGTCCTTGCCGTCGCACAGATCGTCCTCTCAGTCACCGCTGTACCCACCGTTCATGAGGTCACGTTCTCCCGCGGCGGCCGACCCGCGGAGGCCTTGCTTCCCGACGGCACACTGACGATCCAGCCGCTGACCGAAGCCGACTACGCGCCACTTCGTGCGCGCTGA
- a CDS encoding universal stress protein codes for MAKATDVNNRARRPVLVGVDGSVSARGALAWAAAEAASRHCQLRIVHAFSWPMIGNALDMAFIGDTNLGLQSAAEWILTEAEAHAREVAPDIKVIANLFVGPATPTLLNEAQSADLLVVGSRGVGGFRGLLVGSVSATVAAHAPCPVVVVHPQGDGTAFPASPTGRIVVGVDGSEISAAAIRFAFQQAARRHVGVTAVHAAVPTRPHPSLRVPADIVEQIDQQLFAEAMESKRVLFPAIDVRTELVHGHPAQALIDASAGAELVVVGSHGRGGFAGMLLGSVSQAVLQHAACPVAVVRPHRTPSVVKLSSAGRPCLAAAAPDDLSDLKEQS; via the coding sequence ATGGCGAAGGCAACTGATGTGAACAATCGGGCTCGTCGGCCAGTTCTGGTTGGGGTTGACGGCTCGGTGTCCGCGCGGGGCGCACTGGCCTGGGCTGCCGCAGAGGCGGCGTCGAGGCACTGTCAGCTGCGCATCGTTCACGCGTTCAGCTGGCCGATGATCGGCAACGCCCTGGACATGGCCTTTATTGGGGACACGAACCTCGGCCTGCAGTCGGCGGCCGAGTGGATCCTCACCGAGGCAGAGGCGCATGCGCGCGAAGTGGCCCCCGACATCAAGGTCATCGCCAACCTGTTCGTCGGTCCCGCTACGCCGACGCTGCTGAACGAGGCGCAAAGCGCCGACCTGTTGGTCGTGGGCAGCCGTGGCGTCGGTGGCTTTCGTGGCCTGCTGGTGGGGTCGGTGAGCGCCACCGTGGCCGCCCATGCCCCGTGCCCGGTGGTCGTCGTCCACCCCCAAGGAGACGGTACGGCGTTCCCCGCCTCGCCGACCGGGCGAATCGTGGTCGGCGTCGACGGGTCGGAGATCTCGGCCGCGGCGATCCGGTTCGCCTTCCAGCAGGCGGCACGTCGCCACGTCGGCGTCACCGCCGTGCATGCCGCGGTGCCGACCCGGCCGCACCCGTCACTCCGCGTTCCCGCCGACATCGTCGAGCAGATCGACCAGCAGCTGTTCGCAGAGGCGATGGAGAGCAAGCGCGTGCTGTTCCCTGCCATCGACGTACGAACAGAGCTCGTGCACGGTCATCCGGCGCAGGCGCTGATCGATGCCTCGGCCGGCGCCGAACTGGTGGTGGTCGGATCGCACGGCCGCGGAGGCTTCGCGGGCATGTTGCTTGGATCGGTCAGCCAGGCGGTGCTGCAGCACGCAGCCTGCCCCGTCGCTGTCGTCCGTCCACATCGGACGCCGTCCGTAGTCAAGCTCTCATCTGCGGGACGGCCCTGTCTGGCGGCCGCGGCGCCGGACGACCTTTCGGACCTGAAGGAGCAGTCATGA
- the tal gene encoding transaldolase yields the protein MTKLEHLYGYCGQSPWLDNLTRASLHDGTLARMVADGIRGVTANPTIFARSITGSHDYDEQFSALMAAGKSVDESYWELVISDASQALSLLRPVFDGGDCVDGFVSVEVSPELAHDAPATIAAARWLRQRIDQPNLLVKIPATAEGVTAVEALTAEGASINVTLLFSLSRYAEIIEAYLSGLEKFTANGGDASTVSSVASFFVSRVDTEVDQRLEALGTDEALALRGQAAVAQAKLAYRLFTEQFSSRRWHRLAVVGADVQRPLWASTSTKNPEDRDTRYVEELIGPETVTTLPEATIAAFEDHGTMARTVDRGLPEAAELMLHLAAAGIDMAAVGRTLEENGIAGFEKAYRDVLADLTASALTSGNTRGRGSKDPSR from the coding sequence ATGACTAAGCTGGAACACCTTTACGGCTACTGCGGGCAGAGCCCTTGGCTGGACAACCTCACCCGCGCCTCCCTGCATGACGGCACCCTTGCGCGCATGGTTGCCGACGGGATCCGCGGGGTCACCGCGAACCCGACGATCTTCGCCCGGAGCATCACCGGCTCTCACGACTATGACGAACAGTTCTCGGCGTTGATGGCGGCAGGCAAGTCGGTGGACGAGTCCTACTGGGAGTTGGTCATCTCCGACGCCAGCCAGGCGCTATCCTTACTGCGACCGGTCTTCGACGGGGGTGACTGCGTCGACGGGTTCGTGTCGGTGGAGGTGTCTCCCGAACTGGCTCACGACGCGCCGGCCACGATCGCCGCCGCGCGGTGGCTGCGCCAGCGGATCGATCAGCCCAATCTGCTCGTGAAGATTCCCGCTACTGCTGAAGGTGTCACCGCCGTCGAAGCGCTGACCGCCGAGGGTGCCAGCATCAATGTCACGCTGTTGTTCTCCCTGTCGCGGTACGCCGAGATCATCGAGGCCTACCTGTCCGGGCTGGAGAAGTTCACCGCGAACGGCGGCGATGCTTCGACGGTCAGCAGCGTCGCCTCGTTCTTCGTCAGCCGGGTCGACACCGAAGTCGACCAGCGACTCGAGGCACTCGGGACCGACGAGGCGCTCGCCCTTCGCGGCCAAGCCGCAGTGGCGCAGGCCAAGCTGGCCTACCGGTTGTTTACCGAACAGTTCTCTAGCCGCCGCTGGCACCGGCTCGCCGTTGTGGGTGCAGATGTCCAGCGCCCGTTGTGGGCCTCGACGTCCACCAAGAACCCCGAGGACCGCGACACCCGCTATGTCGAGGAACTCATCGGCCCCGAAACGGTCACGACCTTGCCCGAAGCAACCATTGCCGCCTTCGAGGATCACGGCACGATGGCTCGCACCGTGGACCGCGGCCTGCCGGAGGCAGCCGAACTGATGCTGCACCTTGCAGCAGCCGGAATCGACATGGCCGCCGTCGGACGCACGCTCGAGGAGAACGGCATCGCCGGCTTCGAGAAGGCCTATCGCGACGTACTCGCTGACCTCACCGCGTCCGCACTGACCTCCGGTAACACTCGCGGGAGAGGATCCAAGGATCCCTCGCGATGA